The segment GGCAGAGCACATGGCAACACCCAGTTTAAAGTGTGACACCAATTATATAAATGACTCACAAATACTTATtataacaacaaataaatacttCACGTTTACTGCTGTAATTAAACAAAGATTCTTTGACTCTGACAGTGTAGATGTTTACTGTTTTATTCTATAAcatcaagagaaaaaaaacccactgtcATTAAACAATTATCCTGAAATTTCTCATGACAAAAATACTCAGTAATATTCTTGATAAATTCCtctgtttatttactgtttcCTTTCTTTGAATCGTTTACAACAGGTTGTGAGGCTGAACTTGAAATCAAGGCGTGTACGGGAGGATGGTTTGAATTCACCtgcaaatgcaaaatgaaatgtccaaCCATCGACGTCAAGAATCCCCGAAGACACATAACAAGCACTACAGTGAAAACATGGGAACAGGATGAGAATATTTCCTTGTACCACgatacagaaaataaagtccTCAGGGTGAAGGTCACAACACTGACGTCTGCTGATTCTGGGGATTACAAGTGTaagattaagaaaaaaacaaccaaagtgGAGCTGAAACTGAAGAATGGTAAGAAAATGATTCATCTCATCAGCGACTCTCTTGTTCTTCGTCAAAGtactttacaaatataaaagtaaagaaTTATAAAACTAGAGTTACTATCATTATCTGTCATTGAGTTAGTTaaacattatacatttatttttgaagttTAATTCCATAAAATATTCTATGATATTTACATATTATGTATTTACTTTCCTGTGATGATGAGTAATACCCACAGGTCTGTCaggatcatagactgtaaacaaagatggacgacatgaaagctCCTCAAAAtgccttgatcgccccctggtggcggcAGTGTGGGTCACAAACCCCGCCTCCTACATGTTAAGAAAATGGGAAATGGATCAAGCGAAGAATATTTAAGAACACGTCAGATGTtaagatggtttctgtgatttgaggtcgttcttatcacactgatgtttgtcacTTCTGCGCagacgttgtccatctttatttaatcgACGGTATATACTCAGTCCGGCCTTTTTCAGCAGATCATATCTTCATTAtactttattctatttttagTTATTACACATTTCAATCTACTTGtcttatttgtctctttttaatcttttacttttttcttgaACATAAATTGATTTCTCTTAACTTTGTGGTTTTTAATGTcgacctctgtgtatgaaataaataaaaccttggCTTTCTCAAACACTGACTTAACTTCCCAGATTCAGGACCTTTCTATTTCAAGTCCTCATTGACGTACAGTAGCTGACAAAGTTAGGAAAATAGAGGTAAAGTCCTGATATGGTTTATACACCTGAAACCTTTTACGTTTCTCTTTTACCTGCAGGCGGCTGCCAGGAACCGCTTCATCAAACTGTTTACGCAAAGGCTAAAACCACCGTAACATGCAACTATACCCCCAAGAAAAAAtacgtgttttttttctgcaaagaGGAAGGTTCTGACTGCATGGACGTTTTTCCAACACAACCTGCTTCATGGTCAGAGGGAAAGTTCACGCTGACAGAAATCGAAAGTGGCTTCAGCGTGTCCATCAGCGACGTGTCCTCGCAGGATGGTGGCGTCTACTGGTGTGGATCAGCTCATAGACTTTACAGGAGTTCACTCAGACAAATAAAGCTGGAGGTTAAAAGTGAGTCATTACCGTCTGCAgcctctgatgtttgttcatatgTTAAGATATGACTAAATTACTGGGTttttcctgcctcctccatgttagcaggtgaGACATGGCCCAAACTactcaaagtagacgttaataatgtgtttatcaaagatggtttctgtcatttcaggtcgttcttatctccctgatgtttgttcaagtgttttctgatcagtttggttttatttagttatttgatgatataaaaaatagacagagacatcatgattgacagctgagactgactcctgattggtccagagCATTTACAAAGTGGGACCTTGCAACCACAGCttcatcaaccaatcacaactGCACAGACTCCTAAGGACATCAAAAGACCAAGATGGCCGCGACCATGTCCgagatattctggcttcatttctggatggtgggaggaggtggtgacccgtcgtccatctttatttactgtctatGATCTGGATACTTCTACTTCAATGTTCATCCATTACAGcacttatcctctgagggttgCACGGGGCTGGAGCCAAACCCAGCTTGACTCCAGATACGAGAGTAATTTGGAATTTGCGAGCTTCACACAGGCTCGAGTGGCAAAGAACGATCCAGTGCCGCAAGAAACAATGACCACATCCTCTGGATCAGACGCTCCAATTGGCTGTGACGCCAAGTGCATATTTAGTCATTTTGACTTTAATCTGTTTCATCTAGTTTCAGAGCCTCCACCTGCAACAACACCCTCCGTCCAGGAAACTACTGGATCTTCTACTTCCTCAGTCCAGACAACCACTGCATCTGCTGAGCATCAGGGTGAGGAAGGAaactttggtttttaaaaacatacaaaaacacgTGAAAACTTCCCTAAAATTCAATTACACTGATGATTCTGGACGAATGTTGTTGGTGACGGTCGTTCTGTTGTTGCGTGGCTTTGATTGGCAGGTGGCTCTTACTGGTTATCGTTGCAATTGTTGCAGTGATGTGTGCAGCCGCGTTGGTGCTTTCTGTCGTCATATACAAGAGATGTAAGAGATTTCTcactctgcagaacatgaatCACTCACAAGTTCCCGCAAGTTGTGAtgatggaaatgtttccaggggacccaaaaaagtgatgcaCCTGCTCTAGTTCAATACTCTGTCAAATTATTCAATATATAactatttataatatattttttgggTCCCATGGAAACGTTTccgttgttgtttttctatttgcacgtcttcttaatttgcagtgtgtCTCGGACACCGTAATAGAAGCACTAATGTACGACTGAGCAGGACAGAGCcaacacattgttttcattgatttcttacattttctcatttgtgtCTCCCAGGATGTGACGGatcaaaaaacacaactcagaACGAGGTAAatactcagtgtgtgtgtgtgtgtgtgtgtgtgtgtgtgtgtgtgtgtgtgtgtgtgtgtgtgtgtgtgtgtgtgtgtgtgtgtgagtgcttgtgtgtgtgtgtgatcaataaCAATTGGAATCTTCTTACATGCCTGATATCAGAAGCCCTTGTGTCCGGAACCATGAATCAatttaaaagttcagtgtgtagaatgtagtgacatctagtggtgaagtgtcatgttgcagctgaacacccctcacctaaAAATAAAAGGGTTGTTTTTCGGAGCAACTGAGATGATAATTTCTCTTTACGAACTTTAGTTTGAGTTGATGCTTATTGTTAGGTTGTATATAAcgtctgtgtttttcatcccGGCAGGATCACAACTATGTAGAGATAGAAGAGCGCCTCCAGAAGCCAGACTCAGGAACTGCACCAAAAACATTGTACGTCACTGCCAACTTCCCCACAAACGCTTCTGGCTCCCATTACTCCAACATCCTGTTTGAGAAAAGCTCTGGTGAAGTTAGTGGTGACACATATTCCACTGTAGGGGGCAGTGTCCCGTGTCCCACCTACTCTACTGTCAATCATCTTTCCAGCTTCActgaaaaacctttttattcTACCGTCAACTTCTCCGTCAGGTCCTCACAGGGGCCTTGAAAAACGCAAACCTGGCTCAGACGTCAGAAAGAAACAAGACTATATCGAATATTTTGTCAAAACCTTTGTAAGATTAGCAGCTAATGCATCTATtgtactgtgtttgtgttattatcaTCTGTTCCCTatggagaaatatgaagaatttgaggaaaaactatgaaaatgttaattataACATGGAATCAGTATTTTTGAAAAGATCGTATTATATcctttgtgtatatatatatattaatataaagtgTTTATCTTCATGTTTTACCAGATACCCTAAGAAACATACTtgatatattgtattgtattactATCAAGGGGTGAAGTGTATTTTTGTAACATAGAAGTAAATTTTCAGTTTTGGACAAATCGAAAGTCTCACCTCTGTCTGCTCCCTTTGACCtcaaagacagagaggatcCAGATGTTGGTGCTCTGGAACATCTGAATATCTTTCATGTTTCTGTCGGCAACAGAAATTTGCTGAATCACTTCCTTaattcttcatcttttctctcaGAACTGAATTTTCCAGCCAccgaaaaaaaaatgtaattagacATTTCTTGACCTTTTGTCCCTGAAGCCTCTGACTGAACGTGTTAATATTTGATCATCTACGATTGAAGAAGTCACCCCGTCATGTTTCCCTGCTGTGGCTCCTCACGCCACAATAACATACCATCACATACAATAACATGGTGCCAGCCGCGTGTTGAGTTGTTTTAATGCGAAAATTCTAATAACACGTTACCAAGTGAAAATGACGTAGAAATATGAGCAACAGGAGCAAACATCTCATCAGTGAAGCATTTCTATGTGAAAAGGTTTACAAGCGCTAATCCTCAGAAAACACACGAGTTTTGACCGAAAGGGGAAAAAGATATCGCAACACAGCTGTTCAGACGctgaagacacaaaaaaactaattcagagacgctgaagaaaaaaaacgtttcaaCATCAGAACCCAGATGAACAACATGAGGAGTTtggctctgctcctcctctcgctGATCACAGGGAACAACTTCACTACTGATTCTACTAATAACGCTTACAACTCTATAAGACGTAGATCCCAGCAGCTTTACTGCAGCACTTAATAAAATTATAATCATCATGGATCAGAAAGTAAATacgtttattttctgttttcaacatAACAGGGATGAAAGCTACAGATCACAACTTTTAAACTAAAGGTTTTATTCTTTCCTGAACTTTCATATCGATGAGTTTCTGTTTAAGGCTCTTTGACTATTTTGCATCTTTCTTAACACTTAACATGCAGATGGGGGTTGTTAATATTAatcaaatatacaaaattattattattattttatgaatattaaaagtgaaaatggTAAAATGTCCATGTCTGATATTATGATATCATTACTTCTTGTGGTGGTGATTTTAAGATTCAATAAATTAAAGTGTAAGAAGACATAACGTGAAGTTCTGCAGATTTACCACATGTCCgtcataaaatgtatttttatacttaCAAGTATGTtggaaaatatacatttcaacagtgatttgtgtttttatttactgtatctGAACTctttctataaaaaaaatcacatcataaTGAAACATCCGGGGTCTAGCTCATGTCCATGCACTCTGCTCCGCTCCCGCCCTCGCCTCCCTGGACGCTCTGGTAAATAGAAGCCATGTCGGCGTTGGTTCGGATCTGGTTGGCGAAGTCGGCCATGCTGGGGCTCCTCTCCACGTTGGGCACGGCCAGCAGGGCGGCGACAGCGCGCATGGCCGAGCGCCgcagctcctcctgcttctcAAACTCCTGCTTCACGGAACCGGCCttcacctgcagggggcgccaCGTGAcagagatgaggaaaaaaaacacacttatggacatgatggtgtgtgtgtgtgtgtgtgtgtgtgtgtgtgtgtgtgtgtgtgtgtgtgtgtgtgtgtgtgtaccttggtGGTGCAGGTAGCTTTAAGTGGCTCCACCAGTCTGTCCAGTCGTTgaagaacagcagcaggacacagaGACGCGAGTCTGGCCAACATCAGGAAGGTCagcatctacacacacacagacacacacacacacacacacacacacacacacacacacacacacacacacacacacacacacacacacacactgaaacacactgaaTTCTACAGATTATTAATCAGCTCTCGACTCATCACTAACCGTCACCAACAGAAACCTGCTGCATTGGACGATAGTGCCATCTACTGGACTATAACAATTTTTTACTCCtgattttttacaaaaatgtaaaaagaattCTAATAATCCAACATATCTGTgtctaaataaaaaatgtaatacgagaaatagatttaaaaacacattaaatgtcACCTCGGCttctgagtttttttctttgctaCCCACCCTGATGTCATAGTGGTCTTTGAGTCCTTCTTCTACATGATCCAGGAACTGCAGGACATCCAGCCCCTCCAGGCAGCTGTCCAGCAGAGTGTACATACACTCGAACGCTGCTTTACGCACGTCCAGACCGTCGTCCACCGTGTGTTTGAACGGACCCATCTCCACCTGCAGGGAGCAATCATTTAAAACGCCCGCATTAAGAGAGAAACCCCGCTAACAGCTTCCTCAGCCTCCCAACCGGACAACCCACTTCTCTGATGAGGTCCTTCCTGATCTGCGTCTCCTTGTAGAGGTGAGGCAGCACTGTTCCCAGCAGGCCGCGGATCAGGGACGGTTTGTTATGAGCTGCGGAGTTAAACATCACCAAAGCCACGCGCCGCACGTTGAGGTCTTCATCCTGCAGCGTCTTTAGGAAGTCGCCTGAAGAGAGATGGTGTCAGGGTTAGCAAACAGACATGATGTGTGTGAGTATAAAGTGGTACATCAGTTGGTAGGCTGCACTCTTAAAGAGCAGGGTAGGCTAAGGTCCGCCTACCAGCTGAGGATGGTAAAAACCTTATGGACAACGAGGCCATGTGAGGAGGTTTGAGTCCTCCTTTAGTAGCCGCAGGTTCAGGTCTGACCATTTGCCGCATGTCTTCCCCACTTTCTCGTCCACTTTCACcctttaatgtttaaatgtctGATTTCTGAAGGCTTAATGTCAGAATattacctttaaaaaaatgttatggatgttttaactgCCCACTGACGCAGGAAGGATTTCTCTGGTGCTGCCAACGGTCAGAGTAACTGTGACAGTTACAGTTAGTTACAAATCTCAGAATTAGGATCAGGTTtaggtttattttaaatctcGGAGTTCATCGACTATCATCCGATGATGAATTAACCTCTGAGGGCAACGTTTCTCCGTTCATTGTTTACAGTCCAAATAGTTTCAGTTATCACATGAGAGTGATACTTTTCAAGctaattaaaacacatttcagtcaatgtgttctgcctctctctctctccacacagaTTGTTTCCATGTGGGCAACCAAAGCTCAAACGTGGTACGAGAACCAGAAGCTTCCAGCCCTGAAATCTTCACTGACAGATTCTGtatattcacatgaagaatcgATTTGTCGAGGTTTGTCCACAGTAAAAGGAAACTTACCGATGCAGCCTTTCAGCAGTGAATCTATGGGAGCAGGTTGGTCAACAATAGTGAACTTGATCGCTGTCACCACTGTGCTGCGAGCCAGAGCCGAACCTGTGAGGGGCCgaggaaagtgttttttatttgacctttaaaAGAAACATAGAAAATGAACAATAACATTGTATTTGATTCTCTAAAAACCTTGGTGCCATCCTCGTATTCCTTtaaaactgcaaacaaaccaaacttcACAACAATCTGACCATTAACTGTAGAAATATGTTTGGTTTGGACCAAAGTATTGAAAGAATGgacagaccatagactgtaaataaagatggacgacatgacagctgccaaaagtgaagccaaaacatctggaccaccccctagtggctggctgcagtacaggtcatctAAACTTCCACATGATGTCACTGTCTgaaatattttggtttcatttttgtacaatgggaggaaatgGCGACACATTGTCCATCGTTATACAGGGACAGACATATCGATTGATCACCAATATCTCTGGGACAAGTTAAACGTCTCCTCCCTCACACACCGTACCAGCTCTAAGTTGCTGCTTCAGTCGTGGTAACAGCTGTGCGGGGTCGACTAACGTCAGTTTCCCCAAACACTCGGCCACCAGGTTCCTGGTCCCCTCCTCCGGACACTCGCAGTTCTTAATCAGCAAAGCCCAGATAGACTCCACATGGGGCGAGAGACTAGAGGCTGGACAGGCactggacacagagagagaggggggggggggggggagaaagaggaagagggggaggtggacagaaagagagagaaatggataAGTCAGGAAATGaagggaaaagagggagaacGATGGCGGTGAGAAGGGAGAGAACACAGATAGAGAGAGTTTCatgacaaaatacatttattttatcaacTTAATAACAGtgcaacagagaaaaaacattaattcccactcaaagaaaacaaattcacaaATGCGTCAGGTCACACACACCTGATGACTTCTTTGAGcgagtgcagcagcaggtatTGTCTCCGCGGCTGAGTGGAAATCTCCTTCAGGAGGAAGGGCAGGTAGTCGCTCAGGCTGCCCACTGCCATGCTGCCTAAAGCACAGGAGGCTGCTGTCTTCACCTGAAATGATGATCCCACCATAAATCATCAAGGTTGAAACCAATCCATGCAGAGGTGAAAACAGGAGTGTGTGGGTATCTAACCTCCTCACTGGTGGAGGTGAAGGCCTGCAGGATGACTCCCTGCACCTCCTTACTTCCTCCCAGACTGCCGCTCCTCCCCACCTCCCCGAGACTCAGCAGGGCCAGGACACGAGCAGACTCAGGGGATCCAGGATTCTtcacctgaggaggagagaataaCTGAGACCTGAGCAGAGACAACAGAGACGGAGCAGAGAAGACCAGAGGAGCTGTGACTGACGAACCTCCTGGATGAGGCCGGACACGGTGCCCGGAGACTCCTTGGGGCAGGCGGAGGTCAGAGCAGCCACACAGCGAGCGACAGAGTGGTACGACTGTCTGTGGATGACGCCTCCGTCTGCTGAGGCCGGAGAGCTGTGAAAGGGCTCGGTGAGAGACCTCAGCAACtgactggaggagaggagaggagaggaggaggagaggagaggaggggaggaggagaggaggagaggaggggaggaggagaggaggggaggaggggaggaggagaggagaggaggggaggaggggaggaggaggagaggagaggaggggaggaggggaggaggagaggaggggaggaggagaggaggggaggaggagaggagaggagaggagaggaggggaggagaggagaggagaggagaggagaggagaggagaggaagaggaggggaggggagaggagaggaggaggggaggagaggagaggaggaggggaggaggaagaggaggggaggggagaggaggaggagaggagaggaggggaggaggagaggagaggaggaggggaggaggaagaggaggggaggggagaggagaggagaggagaggagaggagaggaggggagaggagaggagaggagaggagaggaggaggaagaggaggggaggggagaggagaggagaggagaggagaggagaggaggggaggagaggagaggagaggaggggaggaggggaggagaggagaggagaggaggggaggaggggaggaggagaggagaggagaggagaggagaggaagaggaggggaggggagaggaagaggagaggaggggaggaggggaggaggagaggaggggaggagaggagaggaggggaggaggggaggaggagaggagaggagaggagaggagaggaagaggaggggaggggagaggaagaggagaggaggggagaggagaggaggggaggagaggagaggaggggaggaggggaggagaggagaggagaggagaggaggggaggaggggaggaggagaggagaggagaggagaggagaggagaggaagaggaggggaggggagaggaagaggagaggaggggaggaggggaggaggagaggaggggaggagaggagaggaggggaggaggggaggaggagaggagaggagaggagaggaagaggaggggaggggagaggaaga is part of the Hippoglossus hippoglossus isolate fHipHip1 chromosome 5, fHipHip1.pri, whole genome shotgun sequence genome and harbors:
- the LOC117762225 gene encoding uncharacterized protein LOC117762225, producing MIHLLVLALILTGCEAELEIKACTGGWFEFTCKCKMKCPTIDVKNPRRHITSTTVKTWEQDENISLYHDTENKVLRVKVTTLTSADSGDYKCKIKKKTTKVELKLKNGGCQEPLHQTVYAKAKTTVTCNYTPKKKYVFFFCKEEGSDCMDVFPTQPASWSEGKFTLTEIESGFSVSISDVSSQDGGVYWCGSAHRLYRSSLRQIKLEVKISEPPPATTPSVQETTGSSTSSVQTTTASAEHQGGSYWLSLQLLQ